The following are encoded in a window of Fusarium oxysporum f. sp. lycopersici 4287 chromosome 5, whole genome shotgun sequence genomic DNA:
- a CDS encoding serine/threonine-protein phosphatase PP1 has product MADQHEVDLDSIIDRLLEVRGSRPGKQVQLLEAEIRYLCTKAREIFISQPILLELEAPIKICGDIHGQYYDLLRLFEYGGFPPEANYLFLGDYVDRGKQSLETICLLLAYKIKYPENFFILRGNHECASINRIYGFYDECKRRYNIKLWKTFTDCFNCLPIAAIIDEKIFTMHGGLSPDLNSMEQIRRVMRPTDIPDCGLLCDLLWSDPDKDITGWSENDRGVSFTFGPDVVSRFLQKHDMDLICRAHQVVEDGYEFFSKRQLVTLFSAPNYCGEFDNAGAMMSVDESLLCSFQILKPAEKKQKYVPTTLGSTSTPINSPRKKKI; this is encoded by the exons ATGGCAGACCAACACGAGGTCGATCTCGACTCTATAATCGACAGGCTACTCGAGGTGCGAGGCAGCCGACCTGGCAAGCAAGTTCAGCTACTTGAGGCCGAGATCCGTTATCTCTGCACCAAGGCTCGTgagatcttcatctctcAGCCCATCCTCCTCGAACTCGAGGCTCCAATCAAG ATCTGCGGTGATATCCATGGACAGTACTACGATCTCCTCCGACTCTTCGAGTACGGTGGCTTCCCTCCTGAGGCCAACTACCTCTTCCTCGGTGACTACGTCGACCGAGGTAAGCAGTCTCTTGAGACCATTTGCTTGCTCCTTGCCTACAAGATCAAGTACCCCGAaaacttcttcatcctccgAGGTAACCACGAGTGCGCCTCTATCAACCGAATCTATGGCTTCTACGACGAGTGCAAGCGTCGCTACAATATCAAGCTGTGGAAGACATTCACCGATTGCTTCAACTGCCTTCCTATCGCCGCTATCATCGACGAGAAGATTTTTACCATGCACGGTGGCCTCAGCCCTGACCTCAACTCTATGGAGCAAATTCGCCGTGTCATGCGACCTACTGAT ATCCCTGACTGCGGTCTTCTTTGCGATCTCTTGTGGTCTGATCCAGATAAGGATATTACTGGCTGGAGCGAAAACGACCGTGGTGTCTCATTCACATTCGGTCCGGATGTTGTCTCGCGCTTCCTTCAGAAACATGATATGGACCTAATCTGCCGAGCTCACCAGGTTGTTGAGGACGGCTATGAATTCTTCTCCAAGCGCCAGCTGGTCACGCTATTCAGTGCGCCCAACTACTGTGGTGAATTTGACAATGCTGGTGCAATGATGAGTGTCGACGAGAGCTTGCTGTGTTCTTTTCAG ATCTTGAAACCCGCtgaaaagaagcaaaagtaTGTTCCAACCACTCTTGGCAGCACTAGCACGCCAATCAACTCCCCTCGCAAAAAGAAGATTTGA
- a CDS encoding serine/threonine-protein phosphatase PP1, whose amino-acid sequence MADQHEVDLDSIIDRLLEVRGSRPGKQVQLLEAEIRYLCTKAREIFISQPILLELEAPIKICGDIHGQYYDLLRLFEYGGFPPEANYLFLGDYVDRGKQSLETICLLLAYKIKYPENFFILRGNHECASINRIYGFYDECKRRYNIKLWKTFTDCFNCLPIAAIIDEKIFTMHGGLSPDLNSMEQIRRVMRPTDIPDCGLLCDLLWSDPDKDITGWSENDRGVSFTFGPDVVSRFLQKHDMDLICRAHQVVEDGYEFFSKRQLVTLFSAPNYCGEFDNAGAMMSVDESLLCSFQILKPAEKKQKFGRR is encoded by the exons ATGGCAGACCAACACGAGGTCGATCTCGACTCTATAATCGACAGGCTACTCGAGGTGCGAGGCAGCCGACCTGGCAAGCAAGTTCAGCTACTTGAGGCCGAGATCCGTTATCTCTGCACCAAGGCTCGTgagatcttcatctctcAGCCCATCCTCCTCGAACTCGAGGCTCCAATCAAG ATCTGCGGTGATATCCATGGACAGTACTACGATCTCCTCCGACTCTTCGAGTACGGTGGCTTCCCTCCTGAGGCCAACTACCTCTTCCTCGGTGACTACGTCGACCGAGGTAAGCAGTCTCTTGAGACCATTTGCTTGCTCCTTGCCTACAAGATCAAGTACCCCGAaaacttcttcatcctccgAGGTAACCACGAGTGCGCCTCTATCAACCGAATCTATGGCTTCTACGACGAGTGCAAGCGTCGCTACAATATCAAGCTGTGGAAGACATTCACCGATTGCTTCAACTGCCTTCCTATCGCCGCTATCATCGACGAGAAGATTTTTACCATGCACGGTGGCCTCAGCCCTGACCTCAACTCTATGGAGCAAATTCGCCGTGTCATGCGACCTACTGAT ATCCCTGACTGCGGTCTTCTTTGCGATCTCTTGTGGTCTGATCCAGATAAGGATATTACTGGCTGGAGCGAAAACGACCGTGGTGTCTCATTCACATTCGGTCCGGATGTTGTCTCGCGCTTCCTTCAGAAACATGATATGGACCTAATCTGCCGAGCTCACCAGGTTGTTGAGGACGGCTATGAATTCTTCTCCAAGCGCCAGCTGGTCACGCTATTCAGTGCGCCCAACTACTGTGGTGAATTTGACAATGCTGGTGCAATGATGAGTGTCGACGAGAGCTTGCTGTGTTCTTTTCAG ATCTTGAAACCCGCtgaaaagaagcaaaa GTTCGGCCGACGTTAA